A genomic window from Motacilla alba alba isolate MOTALB_02 chromosome 6, Motacilla_alba_V1.0_pri, whole genome shotgun sequence includes:
- the CLRN3 gene encoding clarin-3 has translation MPSRKKTSMFASSFCACVCSFVVICVVLATPQWVSSEVRFSRTGSAVTVSLTYGLFSGTCEQFVDAGLQVSKTTFQVSEALSSSRSRSLVVATVVVLVLALLSSLLSAGFTCTNAVSNPYQTFLGPIGVYTWNSLCGVLILIAMILFPVNVEGNKLSEELAHSCSSSLQAQLGSKHNYGYSYWIMLLILFLNIASLVIIYFYDHARYSKKKEQERPIENAPKDVILF, from the exons ATGCCGTCCAGGAAGAAAACCTCCATGTTCGCCTCTTCCttttgtgcctgtgtgtgctcCTTCGTGGTGATCTGCGTGGTGCTGGCCACCCCGCAGTGGGTGAGCAGCGAGGTCCGGTTCTCGCGCACCGGCTCCGCCGTCACCGTCAGCCTCACCTACGGCCTCTTCAGCGGCACCTGCGAGCAGTTCGTGGATGCAGGACTCCAGGTGTCCAAAACCACCTTCCAAG TCTCAGAGgcgctgagcagcagcaggagcaggagcctggtGGTGGCCACCGTcgtggtgctggtgctggccctgctgagctccctgctcagcGCGGGCTTCACCTGCACCAACGCCGTCAGCAACCCCTACCAGACATTCCTGGGACCCATCGGGGTCTACACCTGGAATTCCCTCTGTG gagTCCTCATCCTCATAGCCATGATCCTTTTCCCCGTGAACGTGGAAGGCAACAAGCTGTCTGAAGAGCTggcccacagctgctccagctccctgcaggcccAGCTCGGATCCAAACACAACTATGGATATTCCTACTGGATCATGCTGCTCATCCTCTTCCTGAACATCGCTTCTCTCGTCATCATCTATTTCTACGACCACGCCAGATATTCCaagaagaaagagcaggaaagacCCATAGAGAATGCACCAAAGGATGTTATTCTGTTTTAA